A segment of the Candidatus Binataceae bacterium genome:
GCCAACGCAGAGGATGGGAGTCAGCCGGTGACGAGCCGCGGCCAGTACTTTTCGATTAATCAGGTCGTCGTTCTCGCGAAAAACGTGGCGGCGCTCGGAGTGGCCCAGAATGACGTGGGTAACTCCGAATCCCTTGAGCATCGGAGCCGACACTTCGCCAGTGAAGGCGCCCTGGTCTTCGAAGTGCATGTTCTGCGCCCCCAACGCGATCGATGCGCCGGCGAGCGCTTGCGACGCGGCCGGAATGAGCACCGCGGGTGGAGCGATCAACACGTCGCGATCGCGAGCGAGCGCGGCCGCATCGCGATCGATATCCTTCCGCAACGCTGCGAGCAGCGCACGCGCCTCGAGCGCGGTCAGATTCATCTTCCAGTTGCCAGCTATTAATATCCTGCGCATCGCGGTTTTCCCTGCTTCAGCTTTCCAGCGCTTTGACCCCGGGCAGCACACGGCCTTCGAGATACTCCAGCGTCGCGCCGCCGCCGGTCGAGATGTGCGTGAAGCGGCTGGCCCACGGTGCATGCGCTAGGGCTGCCGCGGTGTCTCCACCACCGATAATCGACTTGACGCCGTCGGTGTTGGCCAGCGCCTCTCCGACCGCAAGGGTGCCGTGCGCGAACTCGGGCAGTTCGAAGAATCCTAGCGGGCCATTCCAGATTACCGTCTTGGCGTGCGCGATCTCGCTCTTGAACTGCTCGATGGTGGTAGGCCCGATATCCAGTCCCATCAGGTCGCCTGGAATGTCGGTCACCGTGCGGATAAGGGCGCCGGCCTCGGGCGCCGAAGCGACCACGTGGTCGCTCGGCAGCATGATCCGGACGCCTTTACGCTCGGCCTCGGCAACCAGGTCACGCGCGAGTTCGAGTTTGTCTTCCTCGACGCGCGAGCGGCCGGTGACGATGCCGTTGGCCTTGAGGAAGGTATAGGCCATCGCACCGCCTATCAGGATTGCGTCTACCTTGGTCAGCAGATTGCGGATCACGCCGATTTTGTCAGACACCTTGGCGCCGCCCATGATCGCGAGCGAGGGGCGCGCGGGATTTTCGATGACCGCGCCAAGAGCCTCCAGCTCCCTCATCATCAGGAAGCCCGCCGCGCGTTCAGCGATAAACGCGGTCACGCCCACGGTCGATGCGTGCGCGCGATGAGCGGTGCCGAATGCGTCATTCACATACGCTTGCTTGCCGCGCGCCAGCTCGTGCGCGAAATCGCGATCGTTGGCCTCTTCTTCAGCATGGAAGCGGAGATTCTCCAGCAGGAGCGCATCACCGGGTTTGAGCGCATTGATCATCCGGCCCGTCACCTCGCCAATGCAATCGGGCGCCAGCGCGACCTTGCGCGCAAGGACCTCGCTCAGGTAATCGGCGACTGGTTTCAGAGAGAGCGCGGGAGTGCGCTCCTTGGGGCGGCCAAGATGCGAGCACAGCACCGCGCTTCCTCCCTGCTCGATCACGTAGCGGATGGTGGGGAGGCTGGCATCGATTCGACCGGTGTCGGAAATCGTGCGGTCGGCGAGCGGCACGTTGAAGTCGAAGCGCAACAGCACGTGCTTGCCGGCGAGTTTGAGCTGCGCGATCGATGATATCGGCATGGGCCGCGACCTAACCTGCCCGCCGCGGGCCGCGAACAGGCACCCTGACTTTTCCCACGTCCGTGACTGCGGCGCCGGCGTGAGGCACCCGCGCGCGGCTTAGCTGGTTGCTGAAATCGCTGCTCGGGTATGGGCCGCACCGGATGCTCGAGTTGGAGCGCCGTTTACCAGGTGCGCGGCCCGCCCCCTCGTTCACGGCTGAGAACGAACGGCGCCCCTCGGGCGAAAAAGCGGATTCCTTCACGTTCCCGGAAAGCGACCGCTAGAGTCTGGCCGCCACAAACGCCGTTACGTCGGCGAGCCGGTTGGAGTATCCCCACTCGTTGTCATACCAGGAGAAAATTTTCACCAGCTTGCCACCCAAGACCTTGGTCAGCGGCGCATCAAAGATCGACGATGCGGGGTTGCCGTTGAAATCGACCGACACCAGCGGCGCCTCGCTGTACGCGAGAATGCCCTTGAGCGGGCCTTCGGCCGCTTTCTTCATCGCGTCGTTGACCGCCCTCTCATCGGCGTCCCTCTCGATGGTCGCGGTCAGGTCGACCACCGAGACGTTCGCGGTCGGCACCCGCACCGCAATTCCATCGAGCTTGCCTTTGAGCGCGGGCAGCACTAGCCCGATCGCGCGTGCCGCACCGGTCGAGGTAGGAACCATGGACAGCGCGGCGGCGCGGGCCCGTCGCAAATCATTATGCGGGCCGTCCTGGAGCATCTGATCGGAGGTGTAGCTGTGCACGGTGGTCATGAGCCCGTGGATGACACCGAAATTCTCGTGCAGGACTTTCGCCACCGGAGCCAGGCAATTGGTGGTGCACGATGCGTTGGAGATGACATCGTGCTTCGCGCGGTCGTAAGTCTCCTCGTTCACTCCGAGACACAGCGTGACGTCGGCACCATCGGCCGGTGCGCTGATCACGACCTTCTTCGCGCCGGCAGCAATATGAAGCGCGGCCTTGTCGCGCGCGGTGAACAGCCCGGTCGATTCGACCACCGCCTGCACCCCGAGCCTCGCCCACGGCAGTTTTGCGGGGTCGCGTTCGGCGAGCACCTGGATCGGGCGACCATCGACTACGATGCTAGTACCTTCGGTCTTGACCTCCTGCTTTAGGGTGCCGTGTATCGAATCGTGCTTGAGAAGATGAGCGAGCGTCGCGGCATTGGTGATATCGTTGACCGCGACGACCTCGAGTTCCGGCTTACCCAGCGCTGCCCGAAAGAACATCCGACCGATCCGGCCGAAGCCGTTTATTCCAATCTTGCTCGCCACGTGATTTGCCTCCGAGACTCAGCGGAAAGTGCTGCCCGGAACCTTAGATAAGGAGGGGCATTCGCTTCAAGTCTGCTATCAGTTTCATCTTGGCCTGGTTTTATCGACTCAGGCTAGGGTTGCTTCGGGTCACTGGTTTTGATTTGGGCGAAAACCCTATAATAACCGCATCTTCGGAATGGCGGTGCTATGCTTCCTCAGATGAGCGAGGCGACCGGGCAGCTGGGTGTGGTGCAGTTGGTGGTGGGGACCGGGCCGGTCGTCGCGGCCGTGCTGTGGATTCTAATCGCTTTTTCCGTCGGCTGCTGGGGAGTCATTCTTTACAAGCTGGTGCAGGTTTCCCGCGCGCGGCGCCAATCCGAGCGCTTTATCACGATTTTCTGGGAATCCAAGAACCTCAACGCCATCCACACCGCGAGCCTTGGCTTCGGCCACAGTCCGGTCGCGCAGGTGTTTCGCGCCGGCTACCAAGAGCTGCTGCAGCTCACCCGTGCCAAGAAGCAGGTGGTCGGCGGTGAAGGTTCGTTTTCCACCGATCTGGGCGGTATCGAAAACGTCACCCGCTCGATGAAGCGGCAATCGAACGTCGAACTGACCAAGCTCGAATACGGCACGACTTTTCTCGCCACCTCCGGATCGACCTGTCCGTTTATCGGACTGTTCGGCACGGTTTGGGGAATCATGACCGCGTTTATTGGCCTGTCGGCGGCGCATTCTTCGAATATCCAGGCGGTAGCACCCGGCATCGCCGAGGCGCTGATCGCGACCGCGGTTGGTCTGGTCGCCGCCATTCCCGCGCAGATGTTTTACAATTATTTCGTCGCGCGGATTCGCGTGCTGGCGACCGAGATGGACAATTTCACGTCCGAATTCCTGAATATTGCCGAACGCCACTTCCTGTCATAGTGCCCCCAATGGCTTTTGAACCCGGACAGCGCGGTCAATTCGTATCGCAGATCAATGTTACGCCGCTGGTCGACGTAATGCTGGTGCTGCTGGTGATTTTTATGGTGACCGCGCCAATTATCCAGCAAGGCGTGCAGGTCGCGCTGCCCAAGGTCAAGGCCGAAGCGCTGCCCGGGAAGGAAGAGCAGTTCGTCGTCTCGATCACCCGTGACGACCAGATTTACCTGAACGATACCAAGCTCACGGCGGTCGCTTTGACCGACAAGCTGACCGCGATAGCAAAAGAGCGCCCCGACCGGCAGGTTTTCATCCGCGCCGACGAGCAGGTTCCTTACGGCGAAGTGATCCGCACGATGGCCGCGATCAAGGCAGCCGGCATCGAAAACGTCGGGATGGTAACGCAACCTGCGACAGAAGCCGCGTCGGATTCTTCTGCAAACCAACACACCAGTGGCAAGCCCGACCAATAGTCGTACTGAGGCCCCCGGGCGGGCGGGCTATCTAGTAGCGATTCTGGTTTCCGCGCTGGGGCACGTGGGCCTGTTCGTGGTGGTGTTTTTCCTCGCGCCGCGCTGGCTCCATTCCGAAGACCGGACCCCGCCCGCGTACACGGTAAAAATCGTTGATGCGCTGCCGGCGGGCGATCTGGGTAGTCATTTGCCGCGGCTCGCACGCAGGACCGCGGAGATCAAGCCACCTGAAGCCCTCGAGGAGGAACCCCCGGTCGAGGAGCAAAAGCCCCCGGAGCAGAAAACCCCGGCGGACGAAGATAAAAACGCCATCGCTCTCAACACGAAGAGCCAGGAAGCGACCCCGACCGAAACTCCGACGCCCACTCCGGAACCGACCCCCGTGCCGACGGTCGAAGCGACCAAAGCGCCGTCGGCGCTTCATACGGCGGTGCCCAGGAAACACCCGATTCCCGTTCCAACTACGGCCAAGAGGCACCCCAACGCCAACCCGACACCGATGTTGATGGCCAAGGTGGAGGTAAAGCCGACCCCGAGCGTTCAGCAGCGGCTCAATAAGCTGCGCGCGCAACTTCTTGCGGAATCGCTCAAGCGACGGTCCAAGGACCAGGAGGACGAAGACACCGACGACGAGGACGAAGACACCGATACCGCATCGCCGCCGACGTCCGGCCCCGCGGGCGCGGGCCCGGTGGTTGGCTCCATTCCGCGTGAGGGCAAGGGTTACGGGGTTGGTCCTGGCGCTGGAAGTGAAGGAATGCTGCAGGACCCCGATTTTGTACTGTACTATCAGGCTGTGCAGGATAAGATTAAGAAGGCTTGGAGCTTCATGGGTGGCTCCTCGGATTTGACCGCGACGGTCGACTTCTCGATCGGTCCGGATGGTGCGCTGACGGGTGTGAAGCTGGCGGCGGGCTCTAAAGATTCCGCCTTCGATGAGTCGGTAATCCGCGCAATTCGGCGCGCGGCACCATTCCCCGCGCCGCCTGACAAATATCGCTCCGAATTCATGCAGGGCATTGAAGCGCAGTTCGCTCTTGGGGATCTTAGATCCTAGGCCTTAACGGGAGAGGTGAGGTTGTGCGGACGCGGTGGCGTGGCAGTCCTACCCGATTGCCTCTAAGTCGGCGAAATATCGAGCGGCGAACCCTACCCCATCTGTGTGCATGGCTGGCAGGGGTGATTGCGCTGTTTTTACCGATTGCGGCTCGCGCGCAGATCCAGATGCGCATCATCGGGCAGGAGCGGCAGTATGCGATGGCGGTGTCGCCGCTCAAGAACCTTTCCGGCGACGACAATCATCAAGCTTCCAACGCCTTCACCAGAACGCTGACGCGGGACTTTGAGCTTTCCGGCTATTTTCGCATCATCGATCCGCACGCCTACGTCGAGGACGCGCAGCAATCGGGCTACGAGCTCGGTCAGTTCAATTTCGCGGACTGGACCTCGATAAACACCGACTTCCTGGTCAAGGGCGCGGTCACCGTCAACAGTGCCAAGGTCCAGCTCACGGTATACTTGTACGACGTTGCGCAGCAGC
Coding sequences within it:
- the tpiA gene encoding triose-phosphate isomerase: MRRILIAGNWKMNLTALEARALLAALRKDIDRDAAALARDRDVLIAPPAVLIPAASQALAGASIALGAQNMHFEDQGAFTGEVSAPMLKGFGVTHVILGHSERRHVFRENDDLINRKVLAAARHRLTPILCVGETQQEHDAGRALEVVLTQLQAGLAGVYPQHRGEVTVAYEPVWAIGTGRNATPEQAEHVHGAIRESLRDLVGQEKADSIRILYGGSVTAENVDSLVSKPNIDGALVGGASLKADSFARIVRAKVG
- a CDS encoding phosphoglycerate kinase, with the translated sequence MPISSIAQLKLAGKHVLLRFDFNVPLADRTISDTGRIDASLPTIRYVIEQGGSAVLCSHLGRPKERTPALSLKPVADYLSEVLARKVALAPDCIGEVTGRMINALKPGDALLLENLRFHAEEEANDRDFAHELARGKQAYVNDAFGTAHRAHASTVGVTAFIAERAAGFLMMRELEALGAVIENPARPSLAIMGGAKVSDKIGVIRNLLTKVDAILIGGAMAYTFLKANGIVTGRSRVEEDKLELARDLVAEAERKGVRIMLPSDHVVASAPEAGALIRTVTDIPGDLMGLDIGPTTIEQFKSEIAHAKTVIWNGPLGFFELPEFAHGTLAVGEALANTDGVKSIIGGGDTAAALAHAPWASRFTHISTGGGATLEYLEGRVLPGVKALES
- the gap gene encoding type I glyceraldehyde-3-phosphate dehydrogenase, producing MASKIGINGFGRIGRMFFRAALGKPELEVVAVNDITNAATLAHLLKHDSIHGTLKQEVKTEGTSIVVDGRPIQVLAERDPAKLPWARLGVQAVVESTGLFTARDKAALHIAAGAKKVVISAPADGADVTLCLGVNEETYDRAKHDVISNASCTTNCLAPVAKVLHENFGVIHGLMTTVHSYTSDQMLQDGPHNDLRRARAAALSMVPTSTGAARAIGLVLPALKGKLDGIAVRVPTANVSVVDLTATIERDADERAVNDAMKKAAEGPLKGILAYSEAPLVSVDFNGNPASSIFDAPLTKVLGGKLVKIFSWYDNEWGYSNRLADVTAFVAARL
- a CDS encoding MotA/TolQ/ExbB proton channel family protein, which translates into the protein MSEATGQLGVVQLVVGTGPVVAAVLWILIAFSVGCWGVILYKLVQVSRARRQSERFITIFWESKNLNAIHTASLGFGHSPVAQVFRAGYQELLQLTRAKKQVVGGEGSFSTDLGGIENVTRSMKRQSNVELTKLEYGTTFLATSGSTCPFIGLFGTVWGIMTAFIGLSAAHSSNIQAVAPGIAEALIATAVGLVAAIPAQMFYNYFVARIRVLATEMDNFTSEFLNIAERHFLS
- the tolR gene encoding protein TolR; the encoded protein is MAFEPGQRGQFVSQINVTPLVDVMLVLLVIFMVTAPIIQQGVQVALPKVKAEALPGKEEQFVVSITRDDQIYLNDTKLTAVALTDKLTAIAKERPDRQVFIRADEQVPYGEVIRTMAAIKAAGIENVGMVTQPATEAASDSSANQHTSGKPDQ
- a CDS encoding TonB family protein; the protein is MASPTNSRTEAPGRAGYLVAILVSALGHVGLFVVVFFLAPRWLHSEDRTPPAYTVKIVDALPAGDLGSHLPRLARRTAEIKPPEALEEEPPVEEQKPPEQKTPADEDKNAIALNTKSQEATPTETPTPTPEPTPVPTVEATKAPSALHTAVPRKHPIPVPTTAKRHPNANPTPMLMAKVEVKPTPSVQQRLNKLRAQLLAESLKRRSKDQEDEDTDDEDEDTDTASPPTSGPAGAGPVVGSIPREGKGYGVGPGAGSEGMLQDPDFVLYYQAVQDKIKKAWSFMGGSSDLTATVDFSIGPDGALTGVKLAAGSKDSAFDESVIRAIRRAAPFPAPPDKYRSEFMQGIEAQFALGDLRS